A genomic region of Thermococcus sp. JdF3 contains the following coding sequences:
- a CDS encoding glycosyltransferase: MDVRLVVFDLDGTLVGAPKPFTQLKEELKSRLLAEGIPEEVLGDLTPMYESLQRIAGETGRNFGELYSHMVELETERISESFLFEGVRETLEFLRERGIRMAVMTRSSRMAALRALEMHGIAGYFSVVSTRDDVPPGELKPNAGQLGRIIEALGVEPTRTLVVGDHGYDILPAKELGALSVMITSHESGRMSFSVDVEPDFEVPTMEEFRSLIETLLDTYIVVPAYNEERMVGTVLEDLLRYFRRDEIIVVNDGSRDGTEEIARSKGVHVLTHLVNRGLGGALGTGIAYALRKNARLILTFDADGQHLVSDALRVMKPVAEGKADFAVGSRLRGDTSQMPFVKRFGNFVLDAITAVFARKYVSDSQSGLRCFNHDCAARIRITCDRYAVSSEIIIEAAKSGCRIVEVPIKAVYTEYSMKKGTNIFEGVKIALNLLFDKLR, from the coding sequence ATGGACGTGAGGCTCGTGGTCTTCGACCTCGATGGAACGCTCGTTGGTGCTCCAAAACCCTTTACTCAACTCAAGGAGGAGCTGAAATCCAGGCTCCTGGCCGAGGGAATACCGGAGGAGGTCCTGGGGGATCTCACCCCCATGTACGAGAGTCTCCAGAGGATAGCTGGGGAAACGGGCAGGAACTTCGGAGAGCTCTATTCTCATATGGTGGAGCTTGAAACCGAGCGCATATCTGAGAGCTTTCTCTTTGAAGGCGTCAGGGAAACCCTGGAGTTTCTCAGGGAAAGGGGTATCCGGATGGCGGTGATGACCCGCAGCTCCAGGATGGCGGCTCTCAGGGCCCTTGAGATGCACGGCATAGCTGGATATTTCAGCGTGGTGTCCACGCGGGACGATGTCCCTCCGGGGGAGCTTAAACCGAACGCCGGCCAGCTGGGGCGGATAATCGAAGCCCTCGGCGTTGAGCCGACCAGAACCCTCGTAGTCGGCGACCACGGTTACGATATACTGCCTGCGAAGGAGCTTGGAGCGCTCTCGGTCATGATAACCTCCCACGAGTCTGGAAGGATGAGCTTCTCCGTCGATGTGGAGCCGGACTTCGAGGTTCCAACGATGGAGGAGTTCAGAAGTCTAATTGAGACCCTTCTGGACACGTATATCGTCGTCCCTGCCTACAACGAGGAGCGCATGGTGGGCACCGTTTTGGAGGATCTGCTGCGCTACTTCAGGCGCGACGAGATAATCGTTGTCAACGACGGCTCCCGCGACGGGACCGAGGAGATAGCCCGCTCAAAGGGCGTTCACGTTCTCACGCACCTGGTTAACAGGGGGCTCGGCGGTGCCCTCGGCACGGGCATCGCCTACGCACTCAGGAAAAACGCCCGGCTGATCCTCACCTTCGATGCCGACGGTCAGCACCTCGTGAGCGACGCCCTCCGCGTAATGAAGCCCGTTGCCGAGGGTAAAGCGGACTTCGCGGTCGGCTCCCGCCTCAGGGGCGACACCAGTCAGATGCCGTTTGTCAAGCGCTTTGGCAACTTCGTCCTCGACGCGATAACAGCAGTTTTTGCCAGGAAGTACGTCAGCGACAGTCAGAGTGGTCTGCGCTGTTTCAACCATGACTGTGCGGCCAGGATAAGGATAACCTGCGACAGGTACGCCGTTTCGAGCGAAATCATCATTGAGGCCGCCAAAAGCGGGTGCAGAATAGTTGAGGTTCCAATAAAGGCCGTCTATACGGAGTACTCGATGAAAAAGGGCACCAACATATTTGAGGGCGTTAAAATCGCGCTCAACCTGCTGTTCGATAAGCTGAGGTGA
- a CDS encoding DUF2304 domain-containing protein, producing the protein MYAVQYIAIAVVLILMVYVLGRYGRGEFEWGDFLFWEAILIGLLVVSIFPVQIANEIRKLLGLGRGLDALFVIGIGLSYILVFRIYLTVDKTEREITELTRKIAIELEEINRRLEEMEKKH; encoded by the coding sequence ATGTATGCGGTTCAGTACATAGCCATAGCGGTCGTCCTCATCCTGATGGTATACGTCCTGGGCAGGTACGGCCGCGGCGAGTTCGAGTGGGGTGACTTTCTCTTCTGGGAGGCCATTCTCATCGGTCTGCTGGTGGTCTCGATATTCCCGGTTCAGATAGCCAACGAGATCAGGAAACTCCTCGGCCTTGGGAGGGGTCTCGACGCCCTGTTCGTCATAGGAATCGGTCTCTCCTACATACTCGTCTTCAGGATTTATCTCACGGTCGATAAAACCGAGCGGGAGATAACAGAACTGACGAGAAAGATAGCGATAGAGCTTGAGGAAATAAACAGAAGGCTTGAGGAGATGGAAAAGAAGCACTAA
- a CDS encoding cytidine/deoxycytidylate deaminase family protein yields MPVEIFLDREKADRIKRIRPTKDEYFMLIAKLVSLRATCPRLRVGAVAVKDGYILATGYNGAPRGMDHCIDAGCLIVDGHCHRAVHAEQNVIAMAARKGISLEGATLYVTHFPCDTCFKIVINAGIKEIVYEDMYPNEATEILLKEAQRKGIVKIRQFKLPKERVKAFLEELFGEFRV; encoded by the coding sequence ATGCCGGTTGAAATCTTCCTGGACAGGGAGAAGGCGGACAGGATAAAGCGGATACGGCCGACCAAGGACGAGTACTTCATGCTTATAGCTAAGCTCGTATCGCTCCGCGCGACGTGCCCGAGGCTCCGCGTTGGGGCCGTCGCCGTCAAGGACGGCTACATCCTGGCCACTGGATACAACGGGGCCCCGCGCGGAATGGATCACTGCATCGACGCCGGCTGCCTGATAGTCGATGGACACTGCCACAGGGCCGTTCACGCGGAGCAGAACGTTATAGCCATGGCCGCCAGGAAGGGTATAAGCCTCGAGGGGGCAACGCTCTACGTCACCCACTTCCCCTGCGACACCTGCTTCAAGATAGTCATAAACGCCGGAATAAAGGAGATAGTCTACGAGGATATGTACCCCAACGAAGCGACGGAGATTCTGCTGAAGGAGGCCCAGAGGAAGGGGATAGTGAAAATACGACAGTTCAAACTGCCAAAGGAGCGCGTTAAGGCATTCCTGGAGGAACTCTTTGGGGAGTTCAGGGTTTAG
- a CDS encoding M48 family metallopeptidase, with amino-acid sequence MLFIVMAIEVLLAVIALAELGLEISLVVFGTVLALYVWASTHDIKGEYVPLQRSEMPWLYDGIAEMARKAGLPMPRVYILDEYIPTAYSFKNTIVLSLGLFEVLDQEEILAVAAHELGHIKNGDTRTFPVLAYGRYLMVMFTAILMILTRSLVISAASLTLLGLYEVTRANFHKEREFQADETALRLLDTPMNLKRALEELKYYEDLRVGIKSSVLPSIEPSIERKQKVQIIETHPSYDERIFRIIIEIDGNNMFNKRMQ; translated from the coding sequence ATGCTGTTCATCGTAATGGCCATTGAGGTCCTGCTGGCAGTGATAGCACTGGCTGAGCTGGGCCTTGAAATATCGCTGGTGGTCTTCGGGACCGTGCTGGCGCTCTACGTGTGGGCCTCAACCCACGACATCAAGGGCGAGTACGTTCCCCTCCAGCGGAGCGAGATGCCCTGGCTCTACGACGGCATCGCAGAGATGGCCAGGAAGGCGGGCCTGCCGATGCCAAGGGTATACATACTGGACGAGTACATCCCCACCGCGTACTCCTTCAAGAATACGATAGTGCTTTCACTCGGCCTGTTCGAAGTCCTCGATCAGGAGGAGATACTGGCGGTGGCCGCACACGAGCTGGGACACATAAAGAACGGCGACACCAGGACCTTCCCGGTTCTTGCCTACGGAAGGTACCTTATGGTGATGTTCACGGCGATCCTGATGATTCTGACCAGAAGCCTGGTTATCAGTGCCGCCTCACTGACGCTCCTGGGCCTCTATGAGGTGACCCGCGCGAACTTCCACAAGGAGCGGGAGTTCCAGGCGGACGAGACCGCCCTGAGGCTCCTCGACACACCGATGAACCTCAAGCGCGCCCTGGAGGAGCTGAAGTACTACGAGGACCTCCGCGTCGGCATCAAATCAAGCGTGCTCCCGAGCATCGAGCCATCAATCGAGAGGAAGCAGAAGGTTCAAATAATCGAGACCCACCCAAGCTACGATGAAAGGATATTCCGGATCATCATCGAGATAGACGGAAACAACATGTTCAATAAGCGCATGCAGTGA
- a CDS encoding BlaI/MecI/CopY family transcriptional regulator, producing MEPHEFKLTEEGMKAVLPPLEAEIMEHMWKVKVATAGQVYEYMKEKHPDIRRSTISILMNRLCERGLLKRSVEKGRGGMRYVYAITATREEFEEKVVQSILDALMTNFKEATYAYLSRIKK from the coding sequence ATGGAGCCGCACGAGTTCAAGCTTACCGAGGAGGGAATGAAGGCCGTTCTCCCACCGCTCGAGGCAGAGATAATGGAGCACATGTGGAAGGTCAAGGTGGCAACGGCCGGCCAGGTCTACGAGTACATGAAGGAGAAGCACCCCGATATAAGGCGTTCGACCATAAGCATACTCATGAACCGCCTCTGCGAAAGGGGACTGCTCAAGAGGAGCGTTGAGAAGGGAAGGGGTGGAATGAGGTACGTCTACGCCATAACCGCCACCAGAGAGGAGTTTGAAGAAAAGGTTGTCCAGAGCATACTGGATGCCCTTATGACGAACTTCAAGGAGGCGACCTACGCTTACCTGTCCAGGATCAAGAAGTGA